A region from the Alphaproteobacteria bacterium genome encodes:
- a CDS encoding cation:proton antiporter, with product MDSSALLNIFIFLAAACAVVPIAGRFKLGSVLGYLAAGVLIGPFGIGFIHNAQQVMHFAEFGVVMMLFLIGLELEPPMLWKLRKAIIGLGGLQVTLTSAVFTAIGIMLGYSWQISLACGMALSLSSTALVLQMLEEKGLLQTASGESSFAVLLFQDIAVIPILIILPLLVGTSQTPVTQHTMISDFPGWLRTLIIAATIAAIIICGRYLSRHLFYFIAKTNLRELFTATSLALIVGITLLMQLVGVSPALGAFVAGVVLANSEYRHTLEGDIQPFKGLLLGLFFISVGMSIDFALLTAHPVPILGAVVGLMVLKTGLLLGLGTFFGLRDGQHALFAIALSQGGEFAFVLFQYAGGLNILSQEQSAFLTLCVALSMALTPFLMILNDRLVIPQFMSVLPSRQYDTINEKDNPVIIAGFGRFGQIIGRFLNAQGIKTTVLEKDPDQIELLRKFGHRGYFGDATRLDLLINAGAARAKLLVVAVDDADQCLQIVRLAKEQFPNLKIFARARNRRHAYELHKAGVDYFRREIFDSSLTMAQEVMIWLGADAALMRQKAQQFMEHDEKTLYTSFAFIEKEPELISFARQARGELERILHDDTRQDEPLAVPN from the coding sequence ATGGATAGCAGCGCTTTACTTAATATCTTTATTTTCCTGGCGGCAGCCTGTGCGGTGGTCCCTATTGCCGGGCGTTTTAAGTTAGGATCTGTACTTGGTTATCTGGCGGCTGGTGTGCTCATTGGCCCCTTTGGGATTGGCTTTATCCATAATGCACAACAGGTTATGCACTTTGCCGAATTCGGTGTGGTGATGATGCTCTTTTTAATCGGACTAGAGTTAGAACCTCCCATGTTATGGAAATTGCGTAAGGCCATTATTGGCCTTGGAGGATTACAGGTAACCCTTACCAGTGCCGTATTTACCGCTATTGGCATAATGCTTGGATATTCGTGGCAGATAAGCTTAGCCTGTGGTATGGCGCTCTCACTTTCTTCCACGGCCCTGGTTTTGCAAATGCTTGAAGAAAAAGGGTTATTACAAACAGCCTCCGGAGAATCTTCCTTTGCTGTGTTACTGTTTCAAGATATTGCCGTCATTCCCATCCTGATTATTCTGCCGTTGCTTGTTGGTACATCGCAAACACCTGTTACCCAGCACACGATGATTTCTGATTTTCCTGGCTGGCTACGCACGCTCATCATCGCCGCAACCATTGCTGCCATCATTATTTGTGGTCGTTATTTATCACGTCACTTGTTTTATTTTATAGCCAAAACCAATCTGCGTGAATTATTTACCGCAACATCGTTAGCCCTCATCGTCGGTATTACACTGTTAATGCAGTTAGTGGGTGTATCACCGGCCCTTGGCGCCTTTGTTGCCGGAGTAGTACTTGCCAATTCTGAATATCGTCATACATTGGAAGGCGATATTCAACCCTTCAAAGGATTATTACTGGGGTTGTTTTTTATATCGGTTGGCATGAGTATTGATTTTGCTTTATTGACGGCACATCCTGTACCAATTTTGGGTGCTGTCGTGGGGCTCATGGTTCTTAAAACAGGTTTGCTTTTGGGATTAGGAACCTTCTTTGGCCTGCGCGATGGTCAACATGCGCTGTTTGCTATCGCCCTCTCTCAAGGTGGTGAGTTTGCTTTTGTTTTGTTTCAATATGCGGGAGGTTTGAATATCCTGAGTCAGGAACAATCTGCATTCCTGACCCTCTGCGTCGCTCTTTCGATGGCGCTGACTCCCTTCTTGATGATACTCAATGACAGGTTGGTTATTCCACAGTTTATGAGCGTATTACCTTCACGGCAATATGATACCATCAACGAAAAAGATAATCCGGTTATCATTGCTGGCTTTGGCCGGTTTGGCCAAATTATAGGACGTTTCCTGAATGCCCAAGGTATCAAGACCACCGTATTGGAAAAAGACCCTGACCAGATCGAATTATTGCGCAAATTTGGTCATCGCGGTTATTTTGGCGATGCCACCCGTTTAGATTTGTTGATCAATGCCGGTGCAGCCAGGGCCAAATTACTGGTTGTGGCTGTTGATGATGCCGATCAATGCCTGCAGATCGTGCGATTAGCTAAAGAGCAGTTCCCTAACTTAAAAATCTTTGCCCGTGCCCGTAACCGGCGCCATGCGTATGAATTGCATAAAGCAGGGGTCGATTATTTTCGCCGCGAAATATTTGATTCGTCACTGACCATGGCTCAAGAAGTCATGATATGGCTCGGTGCAGATGCGGCCTTGATGCGCCAGAAAGCCCAGCAATTTATGGAACATGACGAAAAAACCCTTTATACGTCTTTTGCCTTTATTGAAAAAGAACCCGAACTCATTAGTTTTGCTCGCCAGGCACGGGGAGAATTGGAGCGTATTTTACATGATGACACACGCCAAGACGAGCCGCTTGCGGTTCCTAATTAA
- a CDS encoding ABC transporter ATP-binding protein codes for MTTTLPNTLASGPPKHLMPFLWHFIMLQRPWFILLLLAHLGWAVDWTIMPYLFQRFVGAVIHYDGDRMAAWGAFAAPALTVLGFWLTVEILYRSSDFLASRTYPRFEATIRMAMVEYMRHHSYTFFANHLSGDLSSKIDDITEASTRIMQLLITLFIPAAVGVTIATIMFSRLHPLFGIVACGWFCLHLGICLIFAKACNRLSVEHSASKNKINGQIVDSFANITAVKLFARMGWEWQHIKVSQQQEQAKHHRVLDMVFKIRLILGVCCYSFMGVGMMMLMISQWQKNHITGVEFGYIFYASWGICVMAWISGIELPNFFKEIGKCQQALIPIQKAHDVTDSEGAQRLHVSKGDILFDNVTFHYQRNHNLFENKHVHISAGSKVGLVGFSGSGKTTFVNLILRFFDVEAGRILIDGQDIAFVTQESLHEAIAMIPQDTSLFHRSLMDNIRYGNIDATDEEVIIASKRAHCHEFISQLPQGYDSEVGERGVKLSGGQRQRIAIARAMLKNAPILILDEATSALDSVTEKHIQEGLHSLMQGRTTIVIAHRLSTLSEMDRILVFDKGHVIEDGTHEQLLKINGHYARMWHMQAGGFLPEIPHVT; via the coding sequence ATGACAACAACATTGCCTAATACCCTGGCTTCTGGGCCACCCAAACATTTAATGCCTTTTTTGTGGCATTTCATTATGCTGCAGCGCCCTTGGTTTATATTGCTGTTATTGGCTCATTTAGGATGGGCGGTAGATTGGACCATAATGCCATACTTGTTTCAACGCTTTGTGGGGGCGGTGATCCATTATGATGGTGACCGAATGGCGGCATGGGGTGCCTTTGCTGCACCAGCGTTGACGGTACTTGGGTTCTGGTTGACCGTAGAAATATTGTACAGGAGTAGTGATTTCCTCGCTTCTCGTACCTATCCTCGGTTTGAAGCCACTATACGTATGGCGATGGTAGAGTATATGCGCCATCATTCCTATACGTTCTTTGCGAATCATTTGTCTGGAGATTTATCCAGTAAGATTGATGATATCACCGAGGCATCCACGCGTATTATGCAGCTATTGATTACCTTGTTTATTCCTGCTGCTGTGGGAGTAACCATTGCTACGATTATGTTTTCACGCTTGCACCCGTTATTTGGTATCGTTGCCTGTGGTTGGTTTTGCCTCCATTTGGGAATTTGCCTGATTTTTGCTAAGGCCTGTAACCGTTTATCGGTTGAGCATTCAGCCAGTAAAAACAAAATCAATGGACAGATTGTCGATAGTTTTGCCAATATCACGGCGGTTAAATTATTTGCCCGCATGGGGTGGGAATGGCAGCATATCAAGGTTTCACAACAACAGGAACAGGCTAAGCATCACCGGGTGCTTGATATGGTTTTTAAAATTCGTCTTATTTTGGGTGTCTGTTGTTATTCCTTTATGGGAGTCGGGATGATGATGCTCATGATAAGCCAATGGCAAAAAAATCATATCACGGGTGTTGAATTTGGTTATATTTTCTATGCATCTTGGGGGATCTGTGTTATGGCATGGATTTCTGGCATTGAACTACCTAATTTCTTTAAAGAAATCGGGAAATGCCAGCAAGCGCTAATCCCCATTCAAAAAGCACATGACGTGACAGATAGTGAAGGTGCTCAAAGGTTGCACGTATCAAAGGGAGATATCCTCTTTGATAATGTAACGTTTCATTATCAACGCAACCACAACCTGTTTGAGAATAAACATGTGCATATTAGCGCAGGCAGTAAAGTGGGCCTGGTTGGCTTTTCAGGTTCAGGTAAAACCACGTTTGTTAACTTGATACTGCGGTTTTTTGATGTTGAAGCAGGACGCATTTTAATCGATGGGCAGGATATTGCATTCGTAACACAAGAATCACTGCATGAAGCCATTGCCATGATTCCGCAGGATACATCACTGTTTCATCGTTCGCTGATGGATAATATTCGCTATGGTAATATTGATGCTACAGATGAAGAAGTCATCATCGCTTCCAAACGGGCACATTGCCACGAATTTATCAGTCAACTGCCTCAAGGCTATGATTCAGAAGTGGGCGAGCGGGGAGTCAAGCTTTCGGGAGGGCAACGTCAACGTATTGCTATTGCGCGTGCCATGCTTAAAAATGCACCTATCCTGATTTTGGATGAAGCCACTTCGGCACTGGATTCAGTTACAGAAAAACATATCCAGGAAGGGTTGCACTCCCTGATGCAGGGGCGCACGACCATCGTGATTGCGCATCGGTTATCGACCCTTTCGGAAATGGATCGCATATTGGTATTTGACAAAGGCCATGTGATCGAAGATGGCACACATGAACAATTACTAAAAATAAACGGCCATTACGCCAGGATGTGGCACATGCAGGCAGGCGGATTTTTACCAGAGATACCTCATGTTACGTAA
- a CDS encoding SRPBCC domain-containing protein, giving the protein MTQDYPEFIITRTVNAPRTIVFKAWSDLKILAKWWGPRGFETPVCEGNVREEGKYRMVMRSPDGVDYPIKGIYLEVEKPERLVMTQDCSEHPAAWHDMVKPNRAKNDKNPAGELLTSVTFEEISGKTKITICIYFDTLEIRDAMLKMGMNDGWSQSLDRLEEYLKIATS; this is encoded by the coding sequence ATGACTCAAGACTATCCTGAATTTATTATCACCCGCACTGTCAATGCGCCACGTACTATTGTTTTTAAAGCATGGTCGGATCTTAAGATTCTGGCAAAATGGTGGGGGCCAAGAGGATTTGAAACGCCTGTATGCGAAGGCAATGTTCGTGAGGAAGGAAAATATCGTATGGTGATGCGTTCGCCTGATGGGGTTGATTATCCAATCAAAGGTATTTACCTCGAAGTTGAAAAGCCTGAGCGTCTTGTGATGACCCAGGATTGCAGTGAGCATCCGGCAGCCTGGCATGATATGGTGAAACCAAATCGTGCTAAAAATGATAAAAATCCAGCGGGCGAATTATTGACATCTGTGACGTTTGAAGAGATAAGCGGAAAGACAAAGATAACCATTTGCATTTATTTTGATACGCTGGAAATTAGGGATGCCATGTTAAAAATGGGGATGAATGACGGATGGTCGCAAAGTCTTGATCGGCTTGAAGAATATCTGAAAATAGCCACATCATAA
- a CDS encoding SRPBCC family protein, with the protein MFKIMLTILAVAVIGFVMVVGMQPADFRISRTMTMSAPAPVVFEQVNDFHKWGAWSPWAKLDPNQKNTFEGPESGVGAVLRWEGNREVGVGSMTIIESRPSDLVRMKLEFLKPFAATDTAEFTFKAKGNQTEVTWSMYGKNDFIGKAMNLVMNCDKMVGGMFEKGLTNMKGTVEAPTKE; encoded by the coding sequence ATGTTCAAAATAATGTTAACAATACTTGCGGTAGCTGTGATCGGATTTGTTATGGTGGTTGGTATGCAGCCAGCTGATTTTCGTATTTCGCGGACTATGACCATGTCGGCCCCTGCGCCTGTGGTGTTTGAGCAAGTGAATGATTTTCATAAATGGGGTGCCTGGTCGCCATGGGCAAAACTCGATCCAAATCAAAAAAATACGTTTGAGGGACCCGAATCGGGAGTGGGTGCTGTTTTGCGTTGGGAAGGCAATCGAGAAGTCGGGGTAGGTAGCATGACTATTATCGAAAGCCGCCCCAGTGATTTAGTGCGTATGAAACTTGAATTTCTAAAGCCATTCGCTGCTACAGATACCGCAGAATTTACGTTTAAAGCCAAGGGCAACCAAACTGAGGTGACGTGGAGTATGTATGGAAAAAATGATTTCATAGGTAAAGCGATGAACCTGGTGATGAATTGCGATAAAATGGTGGGTGGCATGTTTGAAAAAGGTCTCACCAACATGAAAGGAACGGTAGAGGCGCCAACAAAAGAATAA
- a CDS encoding response regulator transcription factor produces MHKKKNTILVVDDEAHVRKMLGIVLDDENLKIVECDNGQQAIRLCVSIKPDLILLDLGLPDMDGKEVIVAIREWSHVPIIVLSGRLSDEEVVAALNLGANDYITKPFNVDVLLARINVSLRSSAVHEVGEPELHNGPLRMDLVRHEVYFNDKLVGLTPKEYDLLRHFMINRGKMLTHKEILKKVWGASHDEDTTYLRVYIGQIRKKIEEYAIIPVFIVTEPGIGYRMETIPIEIEDEYLEKKKA; encoded by the coding sequence ATGCACAAAAAGAAAAACACTATTCTTGTTGTTGACGATGAAGCACATGTCCGAAAAATGTTGGGCATTGTTTTAGATGATGAAAATTTAAAAATTGTTGAATGTGATAATGGCCAACAGGCGATACGTCTGTGTGTGTCCATTAAGCCAGATCTAATATTGCTTGATCTGGGATTACCAGATATGGATGGCAAGGAGGTAATTGTTGCTATTCGGGAATGGTCACATGTGCCTATTATTGTCCTATCTGGACGCTTATCGGATGAGGAAGTCGTTGCTGCACTGAATTTGGGTGCCAATGATTATATAACCAAGCCTTTTAATGTGGATGTACTCCTGGCACGCATCAATGTGTCTCTGCGATCATCTGCTGTCCATGAGGTAGGGGAACCAGAATTGCATAATGGTCCTTTGCGTATGGATTTGGTAAGGCACGAAGTGTATTTTAATGATAAATTAGTAGGGCTTACGCCCAAGGAATATGATTTGCTTCGTCATTTTATGATTAATCGAGGTAAAATGCTTACGCATAAGGAGATCCTCAAAAAAGTGTGGGGCGCATCGCATGATGAAGATACCACTTATTTACGCGTTTATATTGGTCAGATTCGTAAGAAAATAGAAGAGTATGCTATTATACCTGTTTTTATTGTAACAGAGCCAGGCATTGGTTATCGCATGGAAACGATTCCAATTGAAATTGAAGATGAATATCTAGAAAAGAAAAAGGCATAA
- a CDS encoding DUF3309 domain-containing protein, producing MSVSAIVLIILILFLVGTLPTWPHSKNWGYYPSGGMGLLVIILLILLLAGRI from the coding sequence ATGTCTGTATCAGCAATCGTGTTAATTATTCTAATTCTCTTTTTGGTGGGAACTCTGCCAACATGGCCGCACAGTAAGAACTGGGGTTATTATCCCAGTGGAGGTATGGGGCTACTTGTTATCATCCTTCTTATCTTGCTACTAGCCGGCCGTATCTAG
- a CDS encoding YfdX family protein, producing MKTHPLLITTILSTSLILSAAASSLAADITTGTVGTATKPISNETISNPRIAASSFVEHINYARVALAMKNTDLARQHLVQAHNLITVIKHSTIEHRRVTQVESGRIIYQYDTEYKYHYFPIETGPVQVKKVSSGPIWAVNDLAVTDADIVYLTLDLTGDKADSFLRDADTAITNGKLKEADNQLAMLTDAVVKIDSQVSVPSDKAHDNIALARNFIAGKNYTGARYALKHADEALNEMQDNASYKAYRPDIINMRKDVSDLQNYIDKKDPTMIEKTDKKFEKWGKELKRWSARR from the coding sequence ATGAAAACACATCCATTACTTATCACAACCATTCTAAGCACAAGCTTGATTTTGAGCGCTGCTGCTTCATCTTTGGCTGCCGATATCACAACTGGTACCGTAGGAACAGCGACCAAACCTATCAGCAACGAAACCATAAGCAACCCTCGTATCGCTGCAAGCAGCTTTGTCGAACATATCAATTATGCTCGAGTGGCGCTTGCCATGAAAAACACCGACTTAGCCAGACAACATCTGGTTCAGGCACACAACCTGATCACGGTGATTAAACATTCAACCATTGAACATCGTCGTGTTACCCAGGTTGAATCCGGTCGTATCATTTATCAATATGATACAGAATATAAATATCACTATTTCCCCATTGAAACCGGTCCAGTTCAAGTGAAAAAAGTCAGTAGCGGCCCTATCTGGGCAGTCAATGACCTTGCCGTCACCGATGCGGATATTGTTTATCTTACGCTTGATTTAACAGGCGATAAAGCAGATTCGTTTCTTAGAGATGCAGACACCGCGATCACAAACGGTAAACTCAAAGAGGCAGATAATCAACTTGCCATGTTAACAGATGCGGTGGTTAAAATAGATAGCCAGGTATCGGTTCCTAGCGATAAAGCACATGATAATATAGCGCTCGCCCGCAATTTTATTGCTGGCAAAAACTATACTGGTGCTCGTTATGCCTTAAAACATGCCGATGAAGCACTTAATGAAATGCAGGATAATGCCAGCTATAAAGCTTATCGTCCTGATATTATCAACATGCGTAAAGACGTAAGTGACCTACAGAACTATATCGACAAAAAAGATCCAACCATGATCGAGAAAACCGATAAAAAGTTTGAAAAATGGGGTAAAGAATTGAAACGTTGGTCAGCACGCCGCTAA
- a CDS encoding CsbD family protein, translated as MNQEQVDGKFTQLKGKIKETWGKLTDNDVTLFNGQRDQFLGKLKEHYGLGKEDAEKKIKEMEDDVEHNQKHDSKTS; from the coding sequence ATGAATCAAGAACAAGTAGACGGAAAATTTACACAACTCAAAGGTAAAATCAAAGAAACCTGGGGTAAGTTAACCGACAACGACGTTACCCTTTTTAACGGTCAACGTGATCAATTCTTAGGCAAATTAAAAGAACATTATGGCCTGGGCAAAGAAGACGCTGAAAAGAAAATTAAAGAGATGGAAGATGATGTTGAACACAACCAAAAACATGATTCAAAAACTTCATAA
- a CDS encoding dioxygenase: MNSTHLPSLFISHGSPMLALEDALTSQFLRRLSTRISKPRAIVIASAHWETDDPMLTGASLPETIHDFYGFPKALYALHYPVPGNPALANQVRSLLVTHGFKAEIDPSRGLDHGVWNPLLLMYPNADVPVIELSVQPHKDAQWHYRIGQALASLKKEHILIIGTGNLTHNLKEAFHGHHLHTPEWVNHFSAWVEECVLKDDIESLLKWHILAPYANENHPTPEHFLPFFVALGAAGIPLQAQHLHKDVALGVLAMDAYAFGAF, translated from the coding sequence ATGAATTCTACGCATCTTCCCTCACTCTTTATCTCGCACGGCTCGCCTATGTTGGCATTGGAAGACGCTCTAACCTCACAATTTTTGCGCCGACTTAGCACACGCATATCCAAGCCACGCGCTATCGTAATAGCATCGGCCCATTGGGAAACAGATGACCCCATGCTCACAGGTGCCTCGCTTCCAGAAACCATTCATGATTTTTATGGTTTTCCTAAAGCGCTTTACGCATTACATTATCCCGTCCCTGGTAATCCAGCACTTGCCAATCAGGTTCGTTCGTTATTGGTTACACACGGATTTAAAGCCGAGATTGATCCTTCACGTGGACTTGACCATGGTGTATGGAACCCCTTGCTCCTGATGTACCCCAATGCTGATGTTCCTGTTATTGAATTATCCGTACAGCCTCACAAAGATGCACAATGGCATTATCGTATTGGCCAGGCTCTTGCTTCCCTTAAAAAGGAACATATCTTAATCATAGGTACTGGTAACTTAACACATAATTTGAAAGAAGCCTTTCATGGTCACCATCTTCATACTCCCGAATGGGTTAACCACTTCTCTGCATGGGTGGAAGAATGCGTGCTAAAGGATGATATCGAAAGCTTGCTTAAATGGCACATATTAGCTCCCTATGCCAACGAAAATCACCCAACACCCGAACATTTTCTACCGTTCTTTGTTGCTTTAGGTGCCGCTGGCATCCCATTACAAGCACAGCATCTGCATAAAGACGTAGCCTTAGGCGTACTTGCCATGGATGCCTATGCCTTTGGCGCTTTTTAA
- a CDS encoding pirin family protein — translation MIHLYPYETLGHADHGWLNARHHFSFARYWNPKRLEFGALRVVNDDRIAAGKGFGAHPHNNMEIITYVKKGAISHKDSMKNEGRTKAGDVQVMSAGTGVFHSEYNAEPEDTTLYQIWIEPNEKNVAPRWKAKEFPKEPVTDKLAVLVSGQAQHAGKNALFIHQDAAIYGGTLTKGTVITQPIKHQAYILASVGNFTINGMQMQQGDGAEVTGESIITIAATSDAEVLVIDVPAQSLSN, via the coding sequence ATGATACATCTCTATCCATATGAAACACTGGGCCATGCCGATCACGGCTGGCTTAATGCGCGACACCATTTTAGCTTTGCCCGTTATTGGAATCCAAAACGCTTAGAGTTTGGTGCATTACGCGTGGTAAACGACGACCGCATTGCCGCTGGCAAGGGTTTTGGCGCACATCCACATAACAACATGGAAATCATCACCTATGTTAAAAAAGGTGCCATATCGCACAAAGACAGTATGAAGAATGAAGGTCGCACCAAAGCCGGTGATGTTCAGGTGATGAGTGCTGGCACAGGTGTATTCCACTCGGAATATAATGCTGAACCAGAGGACACCACTTTGTACCAAATCTGGATTGAGCCTAATGAGAAAAATGTAGCGCCGCGGTGGAAAGCCAAAGAATTTCCTAAAGAACCAGTAACCGATAAACTTGCCGTATTGGTTTCGGGTCAAGCCCAACATGCAGGAAAAAATGCACTCTTTATCCATCAAGACGCAGCCATTTATGGTGGCACCTTAACCAAAGGAACCGTGATTACACAACCCATTAAACATCAGGCTTATATCCTGGCATCAGTAGGCAATTTTACGATCAATGGGATGCAGATGCAGCAAGGCGATGGCGCTGAAGTCACAGGTGAATCGATTATCACCATCGCCGCCACCAGTGATGCAGAAGTCCTTGTGATAGATGTACCAGCGCAATCATTATCTAACTAA
- a CDS encoding LysR family transcriptional regulator, with amino-acid sequence MQTLGRLSIFLEVAKLQSFAKAAQNLGITGPAASKQVVALEDELGVKLLHRTTRLVTLTEEGAVYYERARHAVEELKEAAEQLHDMKTTAKGLLKVNVPLSFGQAHLLPVLAGFAKQNPHVTMEVILDDKMVDVIADGYDVVIRIGVLNDSTLVSKHLGDCAVLPVASPSYIDAHGIPKTPAELKQHRLITYTHQGATMEWRYQHHNGAIGTVRGDGVFRSNNTEMMLQAALDGLGIAILPIFTISTHLKAQQLVHVLPEYETYPKRQITALMPPNRYRLAKVKLLLDWIGQSCKAMPLSL; translated from the coding sequence ATGCAAACACTGGGTCGCCTGTCTATTTTTTTGGAAGTTGCCAAATTACAGAGTTTTGCTAAAGCGGCACAAAATCTTGGCATTACCGGTCCTGCAGCTAGTAAGCAGGTGGTGGCGCTTGAGGATGAACTGGGAGTAAAGCTGCTTCACCGTACAACTCGGCTCGTTACGCTTACGGAAGAAGGGGCTGTCTATTATGAACGGGCACGCCATGCGGTTGAGGAGTTGAAAGAAGCCGCTGAGCAATTACACGACATGAAAACCACGGCCAAAGGATTGCTTAAAGTGAACGTTCCTCTTTCGTTTGGGCAGGCGCATTTATTGCCGGTACTGGCTGGATTTGCTAAACAAAATCCTCACGTTACCATGGAAGTGATATTGGATGACAAAATGGTAGATGTGATAGCTGATGGATATGATGTTGTGATACGGATTGGTGTTTTGAACGATTCAACCTTGGTTTCCAAACATTTAGGCGATTGTGCTGTGTTACCGGTGGCATCTCCTTCTTATATTGATGCACATGGAATACCGAAAACGCCGGCAGAGTTAAAACAACATCGCCTTATTACATACACACATCAAGGAGCCACTATGGAATGGCGTTATCAGCATCACAATGGAGCAATCGGTACGGTTCGGGGTGATGGTGTTTTTCGATCCAATAATACCGAAATGATGTTGCAGGCTGCCCTGGATGGTTTAGGCATTGCGATCCTGCCGATATTTACGATATCAACCCATTTAAAAGCGCAGCAATTAGTGCATGTGTTGCCCGAATACGAAACATACCCAAAACGTCAAATCACGGCACTCATGCCGCCAAACCGCTATCGTTTAGCTAAGGTAAAATTATTACTGGATTGGATCGGGCAATCATGTAAGGCCATGCCGCTTAGCTTATAA
- the msrA gene encoding peptide-methionine (S)-S-oxide reductase MsrA, with amino-acid sequence MIQTMKYVFAFISLILTVGLSAHAFAQAKQNTLHSSGSIVVAGGCFWGIQAVFQHTKGVLSATSGYAGGQSNTAYYDIVSDGNTGHAESVLVTYDPNQISLDTLLDVFFMVAHNPTQLNYQGPDHGTQYRSAVFYNSPAQQKVFAAKIASLRQSTLFPDPIVTTIEPLNHFYPAEDYHQNYATLHPYDPYIVINDAPKLITLQKTFPELYVKTKSK; translated from the coding sequence ATGATTCAAACAATGAAATATGTCTTTGCATTCATATCACTCATACTTACCGTTGGATTAAGTGCTCATGCCTTTGCGCAGGCAAAACAAAACACCCTTCATTCCTCAGGATCTATCGTCGTTGCCGGGGGATGTTTTTGGGGAATCCAAGCCGTGTTTCAACATACCAAAGGTGTTCTATCTGCAACATCTGGTTATGCAGGAGGACAATCCAACACAGCCTATTATGATATCGTCAGCGATGGCAACACTGGACATGCAGAATCGGTATTAGTGACCTATGATCCTAATCAAATTTCCCTAGATACATTACTCGATGTCTTCTTTATGGTAGCGCATAATCCTACGCAACTTAATTATCAAGGACCAGATCATGGAACACAATATCGTTCTGCTGTCTTTTATAACTCGCCTGCACAACAAAAAGTATTTGCGGCTAAAATTGCATCCCTTAGGCAAAGCACGTTATTTCCAGATCCCATTGTGACCACCATCGAACCTCTGAACCATTTTTATCCTGCCGAAGATTACCATCAAAACTATGCAACACTCCATCCGTATGACCCCTATATTGTGATCAACGATGCGCCCAAACTAATCACGTTGCAAAAAACATTTCCAGAGTTATATGTAAAAACCAAAAGTAAGTAA
- a CDS encoding site-2 protease family protein, which translates to MILLLINIFSYAKLGKILLSASSIILSIGTYAMLYGWRYAAGFVALIFCHEMGHYLAAKQKKLNVGLPTFIPFLGAWIQLKEQPMNAEVEAYVAYAGPFVGTVASFAVYFLGMSNGNHLLIALAQAGFIINLFNLIPLHPLDGGRITSVISPRVWFVGVPLLVAVWFYFPSPILIIIAVLSAPQLIKAWKYDPHLPENKAYYAVKLSTRIEYSVLYLGLAIILALMIEKLTTHLVQ; encoded by the coding sequence TTGATTCTCTTGCTTATTAATATCTTTAGTTATGCCAAACTTGGTAAAATTCTTCTATCTGCCAGTAGTATCATACTCTCAATCGGTACCTATGCTATGCTTTATGGATGGAGATATGCGGCTGGATTTGTCGCCTTAATCTTTTGTCATGAAATGGGACATTATTTGGCCGCTAAACAAAAAAAATTAAATGTAGGGCTACCGACGTTCATTCCTTTTTTAGGAGCGTGGATTCAGCTAAAAGAACAACCCATGAATGCCGAGGTAGAAGCCTATGTTGCTTATGCGGGACCATTCGTTGGCACGGTTGCATCCTTTGCCGTGTATTTTTTAGGAATGTCAAATGGCAATCATTTGCTAATCGCCTTAGCTCAAGCTGGATTCATCATCAATTTATTTAATCTCATTCCACTTCATCCACTGGATGGCGGGCGTATTACATCCGTAATATCGCCTCGTGTCTGGTTTGTGGGCGTTCCTTTGCTTGTTGCCGTCTGGTTTTATTTCCCAAGCCCTATCCTTATTATTATTGCGGTTCTCTCTGCCCCTCAATTAATCAAAGCCTGGAAATATGATCCTCATTTACCAGAGAATAAAGCTTATTATGCAGTTAAACTATCCACGCGAATTGAATATAGTGTGCTGTATTTAGGATTGGCCATCATCCTGGCCTTAATGATTGAAAAACTAACCACACATTTGGTGCAATAG